In Thermodesulfovibrionales bacterium, the following are encoded in one genomic region:
- the plsY gene encoding glycerol-3-phosphate 1-O-acyltransferase PlsY, producing the protein MTLFLLALFFFVVGSIPTGTVIARLKGVDLRSVGSGNIGATNVLRSMGRVPALLTLIGDVLKGVAAIIVSSRFFLNDPFQIGIVGLSAIAGHDFSLFLRFRGGKGVATSIGVLLAYSPLVAFITTGIWLVVVVTTRYSSLGAVVSFTVLPVTMYLLDPESGKVIISAAMTALLLLKHVANIQRLLAGTESKVGEKVR; encoded by the coding sequence ATGACCCTCTTCCTCCTTGCGCTCTTCTTCTTCGTGGTAGGGTCGATACCGACGGGCACCGTCATCGCAAGGCTAAAAGGGGTCGACTTGAGAAGCGTCGGCAGCGGGAATATAGGAGCAACGAACGTCTTGCGATCGATGGGCAGGGTGCCTGCGCTGCTCACGTTAATCGGCGACGTTCTCAAAGGGGTGGCTGCAATAATCGTTTCGTCCCGATTTTTTCTGAACGACCCTTTTCAGATAGGAATCGTTGGGTTGTCGGCGATTGCAGGGCATGACTTCTCTCTGTTCCTTCGCTTCAGGGGAGGGAAGGGAGTCGCAACGAGCATAGGAGTCCTCCTCGCCTATTCGCCCCTCGTCGCATTCATTACCACCGGCATCTGGCTTGTCGTCGTCGTTACTACGAGGTATTCGTCACTCGGTGCCGTCGTTTCCTTCACGGTGCTACCCGTGACCATGTATCTGCTCGACCCGGAAAGCGGCAAAGTGATTATCTCCGCAGCGATGACCGCCTTGCTTCTCCTGAAACATGTTGCTAATATACAGAGACTCTTAGCGGGCACGGAATCAAAGGTGGGAGAAAAGGTTCGATGA
- the pgsA gene encoding CDP-diacylglycerol--glycerol-3-phosphate 3-phosphatidyltransferase, producing the protein MRLNLPTLLTLSRIVLIPFFIMVTPYHPFLGALIFGIASITDFLDGYLARKTGQITKFGIILDPIADKFLVISALILLVDMARLSAWIAIIIIVREFLVTGFRAVALSKDIVIAAEMGGKLKTTAQIASILCLILDGSVLGVDLYGAGVVLIWIALVLSIISGIQYTVSFWKSI; encoded by the coding sequence TTGAGACTTAACCTGCCGACACTCCTGACCCTCAGCAGGATTGTTCTCATCCCCTTCTTTATCATGGTCACTCCCTATCACCCCTTCCTCGGAGCTCTCATATTCGGTATTGCCTCGATTACCGATTTTCTTGACGGTTACCTCGCCAGGAAGACCGGTCAGATAACGAAGTTCGGCATCATCCTCGATCCCATCGCAGACAAGTTCCTCGTTATATCTGCCCTCATTCTCCTCGTGGACATGGCTCGGCTCTCAGCGTGGATAGCGATAATCATCATCGTAAGGGAGTTCCTCGTCACCGGTTTCAGGGCCGTCGCCCTTTCAAAGGACATCGTAATAGCCGCAGAGATGGGAGGGAAACTCAAGACAACCGCTCAGATAGCGTCGATACTCTGTCTCATCCTCGATGGAAGCGTTCTCGGCGTCGATCTCTACGGCGCGGGTGTTGTCCTCATATGGATCGCACTCGTTTTGTCCATTATTTCGGGAATCCAGTATACGGTCTCTTTCTGGAAGAGCATATGA